From the Desulfovibrio sp. JY genome, one window contains:
- a CDS encoding PAS domain S-box protein, which produces MTSARFSLTRSVGGAVLLTVVCVNTLLLAAFGILDYAGEKQRLDTELRYDLSAIADQLADNLAMPLWYLEKDHAARLVDGVMRNERIAAVVVTEQGHKGISIGRTRDRDWKPTALTERPALSDVIRERREIHYEKNRLGTLELFATRRFVAQDLQRSLLRILLRILGLNAALALALAVVVRWRIIRPLSRLERYAARVSLGDDAPGDPAELADLRFELQSLGRTMQSTVQRLSAAQRNYRDIFENATEGIFQTTFDGRILSANAAMAGMLGYDSPQALMDGITDVGQQLFHNPEERRDMLRRLVREGSVTGFLARFLRRDGQTIWVRINTRLVRDASGNPLYTEGTLSDVTARLRAERRLEILNRHLREAVRERTGRLAEKAAELEAANARLTELDRLKSGFLATVSHDLRTPLTSIMGFAKLIARDFNRFFAPFAQGGGPGDRLRRQAERITANLAIIESEGERLTRLINDFLDLSKIEAGRAQWRDAAVIPAAIITRAADAVSADFEAKPDVAFSMDLAPDLPALLIDPDRLSQVLVNLLGNAAKFTDEGHVRLRAFRRDGMLRVEVADSGQGVPRESLEKIFDKFHQAQAGDTMEEGRRRKGTGLGLAICRQIVEHYKGHIWAESELGRGSTFIMELPLPITVGPDAATEETS; this is translated from the coding sequence ATGACCTCCGCCCGCTTCTCCCTGACACGCTCTGTTGGCGGCGCGGTATTGCTTACGGTCGTGTGCGTCAACACCCTGCTTCTGGCCGCTTTCGGCATCCTGGATTATGCCGGCGAAAAGCAGCGCCTGGACACGGAACTGCGCTACGACCTGTCGGCCATCGCCGACCAGCTCGCCGACAACCTGGCCATGCCCCTGTGGTATCTTGAAAAAGACCACGCCGCCCGCCTCGTCGACGGCGTCATGCGCAACGAACGCATCGCCGCGGTCGTGGTGACCGAACAAGGCCACAAGGGCATCTCCATCGGCCGCACCCGGGACCGCGACTGGAAGCCCACCGCCCTGACCGAACGACCGGCCCTGTCCGACGTCATCAGGGAGCGGCGCGAGATCCATTACGAAAAAAACCGCCTCGGCACCCTCGAACTTTTCGCCACCCGCCGCTTCGTCGCGCAAGACCTGCAGCGTTCCCTGCTGCGCATCCTCCTGCGCATCCTGGGGCTCAATGCCGCCCTGGCCCTGGCCCTGGCCGTGGTCGTGCGCTGGCGGATCATCCGGCCGCTGTCGCGCCTGGAGCGCTACGCCGCCCGAGTCAGCCTCGGCGACGACGCCCCCGGCGACCCGGCGGAACTGGCGGACCTGCGCTTCGAACTGCAAAGCCTCGGGCGCACCATGCAGTCCACGGTGCAGCGCCTGTCGGCCGCCCAGCGCAATTACCGCGACATTTTCGAGAACGCCACCGAGGGCATCTTCCAGACCACGTTCGACGGCCGCATCCTCTCGGCCAACGCCGCCATGGCCGGCATGCTCGGCTACGACTCGCCCCAGGCGCTCATGGACGGCATCACCGACGTCGGCCAACAGCTTTTCCACAACCCCGAGGAGCGCCGCGACATGCTGCGCCGGCTGGTGCGCGAAGGCAGCGTGACCGGCTTTCTGGCCCGCTTCCTGCGTCGCGACGGGCAGACCATCTGGGTGCGCATCAACACCCGGCTGGTGCGCGACGCTTCCGGCAACCCACTTTACACCGAAGGCACCCTGTCCGACGTCACGGCCCGGCTCCGGGCCGAGCGGCGGCTGGAGATCTTAAACCGCCACCTGCGCGAGGCCGTCAGGGAACGCACCGGCCGGCTGGCCGAAAAGGCGGCGGAACTGGAGGCGGCCAACGCGCGCCTGACCGAACTCGACCGGCTTAAATCGGGATTTCTGGCCACCGTCTCCCACGACCTGCGCACCCCGCTGACCTCCATCATGGGGTTTGCCAAGCTCATCGCCCGCGACTTCAACCGCTTCTTCGCCCCCTTCGCCCAGGGAGGCGGTCCAGGCGACCGCCTGCGCCGCCAGGCGGAGCGCATCACCGCCAACCTGGCCATCATCGAAAGCGAGGGCGAACGCCTTACCCGGCTGATCAACGACTTCCTCGACCTGTCCAAGATCGAAGCCGGCCGGGCCCAGTGGCGCGACGCCGCCGTTATTCCGGCCGCGATCATCACCCGGGCCGCCGACGCCGTCAGCGCCGACTTCGAGGCCAAGCCGGACGTGGCCTTTTCCATGGACCTGGCCCCGGACCTGCCCGCGCTTCTGATCGACCCCGATCGCTTAAGCCAGGTGCTGGTCAACCTGCTCGGCAACGCCGCCAAGTTCACGGACGAAGGCCATGTGCGGCTGCGGGCCTTCCGGCGGGACGGCATGCTGCGGGTGGAGGTGGCCGACAGCGGCCAGGGCGTGCCCCGGGAGTCCCTGGAAAAAATCTTCGACAAGTTCCACCAGGCCCAGGCCGGCGACACGATGGAAGAAGGCCGCCGCCGCAAGGGCACGGGCCTGGGGCTGGCCATCTGCCGCCAGATCG